From a single Sphaeramia orbicularis chromosome 4, fSphaOr1.1, whole genome shotgun sequence genomic region:
- the mcoln3b gene encoding mucolipin-3 isoform X3 has product MVENDHLSECEMPSIIQQCSDMEESTDLYAEYETNGHPPWADHHQSGEDLDNVDCLRRKIKYYFMNPCEKFHARGRKPWKLCLQIIKIAIITMQLVSFGLSNQMVVTFREENLMTFKHLFLKDYVDGSMDTYAVYRQTDVYDHLDYIIQQYGHLHNTTVGNHEYEKDGASYTPLSLCQSYYRNGTIYPGNETFEIDAQVETDCLDVYPMYHPSLRGVLPDFELRFKTMISVNVRFVLKAINLQTVRHRELPDCYDFTVMITFNNQAHSGRIKIDLENDVDINECRDWKVTGASPRNIHLTLLFDSLIIITCIISFTLCMRSVLTGIRLQNEYTLYCRKHTGKDVPWSDKLEFVNGWYILIIVSDTLTIIGSILKIDIQTKVLTSYDVCSIFLGTGTMFVWIGVIRYMGYFKKYNILILTLRAAFPNVIRFICCAGIIYLSYCFCGWIVLGPYHEKFRTLNTVSECLFSLINGDDMFPTFKNMKQKSSLVWVFSRVYLYTFVSLFIYMILSLFITIITDTYDTIKQQQQSGTPTTELQRFLSECNDLPNSGVYRLKEDNCFLNCCINRFRKDQEMLTSEA; this is encoded by the exons ATATGGAAGAATCTACTGACCTGTATGCTGAGTATGAGACAAATGGCCACCCTCCCTGGGCAGACCACCACCAGTCTGGGGAGGATCTGGATAATGTGGACTGCCTCAGAAGAAAGATCAAATATTACTTCATGAACCCCTGTGAAAAGTTCCATGCTCGTGGTCGAAAACCATGGAAACTTTGTTTACAGATTATCAAAATTGCAATTATTACAATGCAG TTGGTGTCTTTTGGTCTCAGCAACCAGATGGTAGTCACATTCAGGGAAGAAAATCTGATGACATTCAAGCACCTTTTCCTGAAAGATTATGTGGATGGAAGTATGGATACCTATGctgtttacagacagacagatgtttATGATCACCTTGATTATATTATTCAACAG TATGGACATCTGCACAACACCACTGTGGGAAATCATGAATATGAGAAAGATGGTGCTTCCTACACTCCACTGTCACTGTGTCAGTCATACTACAGGAATGGTACCATCTATCCTGGAAATGAGACCTTTGAAATTGATGCCCAGGTGGAAActg ACTGTCTTGATGTGTATCCTATGTATCATCCATCACTGAGGGGAGTGCTTCCTGATTTTGAACTGCGTTTCAAAAC GATGATTTCTGTCAACGTCAGGTTTGTTCTTAAGGCCATAAATTTACAGACAGTTAGACATCGAGAGCTGCCAGATTGTTATGACTTCACTGTCATG ATCACTTTCAACAATCAAGCTCACAGTGGAAGGATAAAAATTGACCTGGAAAATGATGTAGACATCAATGAATGCAGAGACTGGAAAGTCACCGGTGCAT cTCCCAGGAACATTCACCTGACGCTGCTGTTTGACTCCCTGATCATTATTACATGCATCATCTCCTTCACTCTCTGTATGCGCTCTGTGCTCACCGGGATTCGCCTGCAGAAT GAATACACACTGTACTGCAGGAAACACACTGGAAAGGACGTCCCATGGTCAGACAAGTTAGAGTTTGTGAATGGGTGGTACATCCTCATCATTGTCAGTGACACGCTGACCATCATTGGCTCCATTCTGAAGATAGACATCCAGACTAAG GTCCTCACAAGCTATGACGTCTGCAGCATTTTTCTCGGAACGGGAACTATGTTTGTCTGGATTGGTGTCATCCGCTACATGGGCTACTTTAAGAAGTATAAT ATTCTCATCCTGACACTCAGGGCAGCGTTCCCAAATGTTATCCGGTTCATCTGCTGCGCTGGAATCATCTACCTGAGTTATTGCTTTTGTGGATGGATCGTTCTTGGTCCCTATCATGAAAAg TTTCGGACATTGAACACAGTTTCGGAGTGTCTGTTCTCCCTGATCAACGGAGATGACATGTTTCCCACCTTTAAGAACATGAAACAGAAGAGCAGCCTGGTGTGGGTTTTCAGCAGAGTCTACCTCTACACCTTTGTCTCGCTCTTCATCTACATGATCCTCAGCCTTTTCATCACAATCATCACAGATACTTACGACACCATCAAG CAACAGCAGCAGAGTGGAACCCCAACAACAGAGCTGCAAAGATTCCTGTCTGAGTGTAATGATCTGCCAAACTCTGGGGTGTACAGACTCAAGGAGGACAACTGCTTTTTAAACTGCTGCATTAACAG gTTCAGGAAAGATCAAGAGATGCTGACTTCAGAGGCATAG
- the mcoln3b gene encoding mucolipin-3 isoform X1, whose protein sequence is MVENDHLSECEMPSIIQQCSDMEESTDLYAEYETNGHPPWADHHQSGEDLDNVDCLRRKIKYYFMNPCEKFHARGRKPWKLCLQIIKIAIITMQLVSFGLSNQMVVTFREENLMTFKHLFLKDYVDGSMDTYAVYRQTDVYDHLDYIIQQYGHLHNTTVGNHEYEKDGASYTPLSLCQSYYRNGTIYPGNETFEIDAQVETDCLDVYPMYHPSLRGVLPDFELRFKTMISVNVRFVLKAINLQTVRHRELPDCYDFTVMITFNNQAHSGRIKIDLENDVDINECRDWKVTGASPRNIHLTLLFDSLIIITCIISFTLCMRSVLTGIRLQNEYTLYCRKHTGKDVPWSDKLEFVNGWYILIIVSDTLTIIGSILKIDIQTKVLTSYDVCSIFLGTGTMFVWIGVIRYMGYFKKYNILILTLRAAFPNVIRFICCAGIIYLSYCFCGWIVLGPYHEKFRTLNTVSECLFSLINGDDMFPTFKNMKQKSSLVWVFSRVYLYTFVSLFIYMILSLFITIITDTYDTIKQQQQSGTPTTELQRFLSECNDLPNSGVYRLKEDNCFLNCCINRYFRENCYSKFNNWHPCEKANQFRTNESKNMVSVSKTYYFVVTRCNI, encoded by the exons ATATGGAAGAATCTACTGACCTGTATGCTGAGTATGAGACAAATGGCCACCCTCCCTGGGCAGACCACCACCAGTCTGGGGAGGATCTGGATAATGTGGACTGCCTCAGAAGAAAGATCAAATATTACTTCATGAACCCCTGTGAAAAGTTCCATGCTCGTGGTCGAAAACCATGGAAACTTTGTTTACAGATTATCAAAATTGCAATTATTACAATGCAG TTGGTGTCTTTTGGTCTCAGCAACCAGATGGTAGTCACATTCAGGGAAGAAAATCTGATGACATTCAAGCACCTTTTCCTGAAAGATTATGTGGATGGAAGTATGGATACCTATGctgtttacagacagacagatgtttATGATCACCTTGATTATATTATTCAACAG TATGGACATCTGCACAACACCACTGTGGGAAATCATGAATATGAGAAAGATGGTGCTTCCTACACTCCACTGTCACTGTGTCAGTCATACTACAGGAATGGTACCATCTATCCTGGAAATGAGACCTTTGAAATTGATGCCCAGGTGGAAActg ACTGTCTTGATGTGTATCCTATGTATCATCCATCACTGAGGGGAGTGCTTCCTGATTTTGAACTGCGTTTCAAAAC GATGATTTCTGTCAACGTCAGGTTTGTTCTTAAGGCCATAAATTTACAGACAGTTAGACATCGAGAGCTGCCAGATTGTTATGACTTCACTGTCATG ATCACTTTCAACAATCAAGCTCACAGTGGAAGGATAAAAATTGACCTGGAAAATGATGTAGACATCAATGAATGCAGAGACTGGAAAGTCACCGGTGCAT cTCCCAGGAACATTCACCTGACGCTGCTGTTTGACTCCCTGATCATTATTACATGCATCATCTCCTTCACTCTCTGTATGCGCTCTGTGCTCACCGGGATTCGCCTGCAGAAT GAATACACACTGTACTGCAGGAAACACACTGGAAAGGACGTCCCATGGTCAGACAAGTTAGAGTTTGTGAATGGGTGGTACATCCTCATCATTGTCAGTGACACGCTGACCATCATTGGCTCCATTCTGAAGATAGACATCCAGACTAAG GTCCTCACAAGCTATGACGTCTGCAGCATTTTTCTCGGAACGGGAACTATGTTTGTCTGGATTGGTGTCATCCGCTACATGGGCTACTTTAAGAAGTATAAT ATTCTCATCCTGACACTCAGGGCAGCGTTCCCAAATGTTATCCGGTTCATCTGCTGCGCTGGAATCATCTACCTGAGTTATTGCTTTTGTGGATGGATCGTTCTTGGTCCCTATCATGAAAAg TTTCGGACATTGAACACAGTTTCGGAGTGTCTGTTCTCCCTGATCAACGGAGATGACATGTTTCCCACCTTTAAGAACATGAAACAGAAGAGCAGCCTGGTGTGGGTTTTCAGCAGAGTCTACCTCTACACCTTTGTCTCGCTCTTCATCTACATGATCCTCAGCCTTTTCATCACAATCATCACAGATACTTACGACACCATCAAG CAACAGCAGCAGAGTGGAACCCCAACAACAGAGCTGCAAAGATTCCTGTCTGAGTGTAATGATCTGCCAAACTCTGGGGTGTACAGACTCAAGGAGGACAACTGCTTTTTAAACTGCTGCATTAACAGGTATTTCAGAGAAAATTGCTATTCCAAGTTTAATAATTGGCACCCTTGTGAAAAAGCAAACCAATTTAGGACTAATGAGAGCAAAAACATGGTCAGTGTCTCAAAGACTTACTACTTTGTAGTCACCAGATGTAACATCTag
- the mcoln3b gene encoding mucolipin-3 isoform X2, producing MEESTDLYAEYETNGHPPWADHHQSGEDLDNVDCLRRKIKYYFMNPCEKFHARGRKPWKLCLQIIKIAIITMQLVSFGLSNQMVVTFREENLMTFKHLFLKDYVDGSMDTYAVYRQTDVYDHLDYIIQQYGHLHNTTVGNHEYEKDGASYTPLSLCQSYYRNGTIYPGNETFEIDAQVETDCLDVYPMYHPSLRGVLPDFELRFKTMISVNVRFVLKAINLQTVRHRELPDCYDFTVMITFNNQAHSGRIKIDLENDVDINECRDWKVTGASPRNIHLTLLFDSLIIITCIISFTLCMRSVLTGIRLQNEYTLYCRKHTGKDVPWSDKLEFVNGWYILIIVSDTLTIIGSILKIDIQTKVLTSYDVCSIFLGTGTMFVWIGVIRYMGYFKKYNILILTLRAAFPNVIRFICCAGIIYLSYCFCGWIVLGPYHEKFRTLNTVSECLFSLINGDDMFPTFKNMKQKSSLVWVFSRVYLYTFVSLFIYMILSLFITIITDTYDTIKQQQQSGTPTTELQRFLSECNDLPNSGVYRLKEDNCFLNCCINRYFRENCYSKFNNWHPCEKANQFRTNESKNMVSVSKTYYFVVTRCNI from the exons ATGGAAGAATCTACTGACCTGTATGCTGAGTATGAGACAAATGGCCACCCTCCCTGGGCAGACCACCACCAGTCTGGGGAGGATCTGGATAATGTGGACTGCCTCAGAAGAAAGATCAAATATTACTTCATGAACCCCTGTGAAAAGTTCCATGCTCGTGGTCGAAAACCATGGAAACTTTGTTTACAGATTATCAAAATTGCAATTATTACAATGCAG TTGGTGTCTTTTGGTCTCAGCAACCAGATGGTAGTCACATTCAGGGAAGAAAATCTGATGACATTCAAGCACCTTTTCCTGAAAGATTATGTGGATGGAAGTATGGATACCTATGctgtttacagacagacagatgtttATGATCACCTTGATTATATTATTCAACAG TATGGACATCTGCACAACACCACTGTGGGAAATCATGAATATGAGAAAGATGGTGCTTCCTACACTCCACTGTCACTGTGTCAGTCATACTACAGGAATGGTACCATCTATCCTGGAAATGAGACCTTTGAAATTGATGCCCAGGTGGAAActg ACTGTCTTGATGTGTATCCTATGTATCATCCATCACTGAGGGGAGTGCTTCCTGATTTTGAACTGCGTTTCAAAAC GATGATTTCTGTCAACGTCAGGTTTGTTCTTAAGGCCATAAATTTACAGACAGTTAGACATCGAGAGCTGCCAGATTGTTATGACTTCACTGTCATG ATCACTTTCAACAATCAAGCTCACAGTGGAAGGATAAAAATTGACCTGGAAAATGATGTAGACATCAATGAATGCAGAGACTGGAAAGTCACCGGTGCAT cTCCCAGGAACATTCACCTGACGCTGCTGTTTGACTCCCTGATCATTATTACATGCATCATCTCCTTCACTCTCTGTATGCGCTCTGTGCTCACCGGGATTCGCCTGCAGAAT GAATACACACTGTACTGCAGGAAACACACTGGAAAGGACGTCCCATGGTCAGACAAGTTAGAGTTTGTGAATGGGTGGTACATCCTCATCATTGTCAGTGACACGCTGACCATCATTGGCTCCATTCTGAAGATAGACATCCAGACTAAG GTCCTCACAAGCTATGACGTCTGCAGCATTTTTCTCGGAACGGGAACTATGTTTGTCTGGATTGGTGTCATCCGCTACATGGGCTACTTTAAGAAGTATAAT ATTCTCATCCTGACACTCAGGGCAGCGTTCCCAAATGTTATCCGGTTCATCTGCTGCGCTGGAATCATCTACCTGAGTTATTGCTTTTGTGGATGGATCGTTCTTGGTCCCTATCATGAAAAg TTTCGGACATTGAACACAGTTTCGGAGTGTCTGTTCTCCCTGATCAACGGAGATGACATGTTTCCCACCTTTAAGAACATGAAACAGAAGAGCAGCCTGGTGTGGGTTTTCAGCAGAGTCTACCTCTACACCTTTGTCTCGCTCTTCATCTACATGATCCTCAGCCTTTTCATCACAATCATCACAGATACTTACGACACCATCAAG CAACAGCAGCAGAGTGGAACCCCAACAACAGAGCTGCAAAGATTCCTGTCTGAGTGTAATGATCTGCCAAACTCTGGGGTGTACAGACTCAAGGAGGACAACTGCTTTTTAAACTGCTGCATTAACAGGTATTTCAGAGAAAATTGCTATTCCAAGTTTAATAATTGGCACCCTTGTGAAAAAGCAAACCAATTTAGGACTAATGAGAGCAAAAACATGGTCAGTGTCTCAAAGACTTACTACTTTGTAGTCACCAGATGTAACATCTag